ATCCCGAAATTACCAAAGGGCCAGGATTACATTTAGGAGCCTTACCCTGGCCCTATGCAGAAGGTTTAAGAATTGAAGAAATGGCCAATGAATTAGCTTTCTTTGCCGTGGGAATTTTCGGGCATGATTTACCCAAACAACACGGCGCACCCTTGCGAATGGTTATTCCTTGGAAATACGGTTTTAAAGGAGCAAAATCGATAGTAAAAATTGAATTTACCGCCAAACAACCCGCCACCTACTGGAACACAATTGACGCTCACGAATACGATTTTGAGGCTAATGTTAACCCCAGTAAACCCCATCCCCGTTGGTCGCAAGCAACGGAGAAATTTATCGGCAGTAGAAGTGATTTATCTTGGGAAATTATCGAAACTCTGCCCTATAATGGCTACGGTGAATATGTGGCTAGTTTGTATAGTTAATTTTGATGATTATCCTCGTTTTATTCAGTTTAACTAAGTATCTATGGACAATAAAACTCTGTACGAACAAGACTTTTATCTCTGGATTAGAACTACTATTAATCAACTGCAAGCGAGACAGTTTGAGCGGGTAGATTTAGAGAATTTACTAGAGGAGTTAGCAAGTATGGGAAGGAGTGAAAAGCGCAAAATCGAAAATCTTTTGATTCAATTGCTGGTACATTTGCTGAAACTAACCTACTGGACAGGAGAAAAATCTAGAAATGAGGGTCACTGGAAAGGGGAAATTATCAACTTTCGCCGACAAATAATCGAAGAAATTAAAGATAGCCCTAGTTTAAAACCCTATATTCTGGAAATTTTTGAGGAATGCTATCAATTTGCTAGAAAAGAGGCTCAAGTTAGAACTCAATTACCCCTCGATACTTTCCCCCCTATTCCCATTGGTTCCCTTGAACAAATTCTCGATGAAGATTGGTTTCCCACTAATAACCACGAGTAATATATAGAGGTAAATTATGGATAATAAAACTCTGTACGAACAAGATTTTTATCTCTGGATTAGAACTACTATTAATCAACTGCAAGCCAGACAGTTTGAGCGGGTAGATTTAGAGAATTTACTAGAGGAATTAGCAAGTATGGGAAGGAGTGAAAAGCGCACAATCAAAAGTCTGTTAACCCGATTATTAGAACATTTACTTAAACTCAAATATTGGGCGGCAGAAAGAGAGAGAAACGAAGGTCACTGCAAGGGAGAGATTAGAACTTTTCGTCTCGATATATTAGATGAACTTAAAGATAGTCCTAGTCTGAAACCTTATCTTTTGGAAATTTTTGATGAATGTTATCTTTCAGCCCGAAAAAATGCCAGTGACCGCTCTCAATTACCCCTCGATACTTTCCCCGCTATTCCCCTTGGTTCCCTTGAACAAATTCTCGATGAAGATTGGTTTCCTGCGGGCGATAATCTGGAAATATAGCCATCAGTTAGGCTGCTCCACACTGCTGTAACAAAAAACAACTATCCACCGATAGCGATCGCTAAAGGTCGAATAATTGTAAGTTTTTGTCAAGGGGTGCGGTCAGACATAGGAATCATCGCTAGAATAAGCCTAATTGTCAGAAATTTAGTTAAACAAGGTTTTTGGCAATATGCTAGTCTGGCTAACAGGCTTTTGGGGGTGATATAGGGAAAACTTCTGTCGATTGCGCCTAAATAGAGTGTTATACAGAAAGTTGACCCATATCGTTACTATGGAGAGTGTTATGCAGAAAGTTTCCGTACAATATGTGGTTAGACCGAAATAATTTCTTCATCAATCAATCTCAGAATTTTGGAGCAGTGCAGGATGAGGTTTTCCAAGGCTTTGCGATTTCGGAGTATCAGCATACTCTTCATTTCTATTTTTGTAGCTTTACAAGTACACTTTTTCCCTGCTTTGCGTCCAGCCAATTCTGAGCCTGTGACATTAGGAACAGTCGCTGCAGTTGTAGCCTTAGTCAAAGCCGTTTCGGCATCAGGTTTGGCAAGAGGGGTTTGCTTTTCTGGTCTACACATGGGCGCAAAAGAATGTAGAAAGCCTTCTAGGTGTGTAGAAGCTATTGAAAGAGTTGAAAATATAGTGAATACTAACGGTAGTTCAGAATCTGTTAGGCAACTTGAAAGTTGGATTGGAAGCGCTTCCCAAAATGAGAATTGTGCAATTTCTCTGTCTAGACATCTTACAGTAAATGTTAACATTGTTGGCCTAACACGAAGTGCTGTTGCAGAATTGGATCGTTTGAGAAATCCTACAATCACTTCTCTGACTTCAGGCAATGCACTTGTAAATGCAGGTGGTAAATGTTTGGACATTCACGCCCCAGATATGCGTAACAATGGTAGCAGAGTTCAAGTTTGGGACTGTAATGGTCAACCTCAGCAACAGTGGAGTTTTAGTGGCAATGCACTTGTAAATGCAGGTGGTAAATGTTTGGATATTCATGCCCCAGATATGCGTAACAATGGTGGCAGAGTTCAAGTTTGGGACTGTAATGGTCAACCTCAGCAACAGTGGCGATTTTAGAGTGCGCTTGTAATTCAGTACATTGGCTGGACTATTAGTCTAAAAAGCGCTTGCACTCGGAAGTAAGGCGAACGCTATTGGGCACTATTGTCATGCAATGAGGCACAAGCCGTCAGCTTTCTCAAGTCATCTGTGGAGGCGTTAATGAAGATAGTCGGTTAGACAATCAGCATCCAGATTTGGTAATCAGCGAGATACAATAGGCTGGATTTGCCCAATGCAACTGCATGACAAAAGTATATTTAGACACCAGTGCCTACAATCGCCCATTCGACGACCAAACCCAGCCCAAAATTTTTCTTGAATCGCAAGCCGTTGTGATAATTTTACAAATGGTTGAGACAAGAATGGTCGATTTAGTCAGTTCTTCTGTACTGGAATACGAAAACAGTCGCAATCCTTACCCTCTTAAGCAAGAAGCTATGAATCGCTATCTTCAGATGGCAGAAGCAAGACAAATGGTGGATGAAGCCATCCGACAGAGAGCTGAAGAATTGGGACATAATGGACTGAAGGCAGTTGACGCATTACACGTTGCTTGTGCTGAAGCCCTCAGGAGTGACTATTTCATCACTTGTGACAAGCGACTGATTAATCGGTGTGCGAGATTAATGCTGAAGGTAGTGAATCCAGTTGATTTTGTATTGGAGGTAAACGGTGATGATCAAAGTTAAGAATGAGCAACAAGTTTTACAGGAAGGGTTATGTGTTCTGTTTATGAACATGGAGCCATCGAAGGTTACTCGATTCTGGGCGGCTTGTAATTCAGGAAGTGGAGACTACCTAAAACTTAAGGAAGAACTTTTCGGTCAAGAATCAGTAGCAAGTCTATACGACAAAATTTTGAAGTTTCAGGAGTCGAAGCCTAACTAGACCGTTAGACGTTGGTACCTTCTCATAAAACCTTACTTCTGCCTACTTTTCAAGCTTTTTGTCCTGTACTTAGGTTTGCAGTAGGCTAATCTGGCTAACACGCTTTTGGGCGTGATATAAAGATAGTATAGGTGACGGTTTATCTGTTGACATCCTCGCCGCCCTAAAAGTGCGGCGATTCCTAAACCTCACGATTTAAGTTTCTGCTTCCACCACCGTCGCATACCACAGTTAAAAAACCATGTACTGTCTTACACAGAGTCCACAGACTTTCGCCCCATTTCAGAAGCCCGATTCCGTGTGTCCCACGGTACGTTGACCGCCTATAGCTTCTTGTACTTGTTGCGCGCGACTTTTTACCCGGCCAAGCTTTTCTGGTCGGAACCCCCTAAGCCGAGTTTTCAAGGTGCTGCGCCGTCCACTTGGTTTTCGAGACTGGCCTTTTAATTCTAACGTAAAGCCAACCTAGAACGGCGGGGTTTCAGACCCAAAATTTCCGATGAAGAATATAGAATTACTCTAATGAAACTAGATCGTATTACGAGCCATCCAAACCGTATGAATGGGCAACCCTGCATTCGTAATCTTCGCCTTACGGTTCGTCGAGTGATTGAGCTACTGGCAACTTATCCCGATCGAGCAGAATTACATCAAGAGTTTCCCGAACTGGAGGATGAAGATATTCGACAAGCCCTAATTTTTGCCTCTTCTTACTTGGATGATCGCATCATTGAACTTCCTAATCGCTATGAAGCTGTTACTTGATCAGGGACTACCGCTTTCTGCGGCAACTTTATATTTTTGATAAAATACGAGTTAGTGAACGCAGATCTTAGGAGGCTTTGGCTATGGCTCCAGCATCTAATGGAAAAACTGCTATCATTCGTACAGAGCGAGGATTAACGATCGCAGGTACTCGTATCACCCTCTACGATGTGATGGATTACATAACGGAACACTATCCACCAAAGTTTATCCGTGCCATGCTGGCTCTTAATGATGAGCAGCTAAATGCTGCGCTATCTTATATTGAGACATACCGTGCGGAGGTTGAGGCAGAGTATCAGCTTGTCCTCAAGGAAGCCGAAGAACTGCGACAGTATTACGAAGAACAAAATCGTGAGCGAGTTGCCCGTATTGCTGCTAAGCCGCCAAAACCAGGCACAGAAGCCATTCGAGCAAAACTTCAAGCGGAAAAAGCCAAGTTGGCATCACGGGCAGGAATTTTCTAGTTGATCATAACTTACGAGGGCATTCTCTTGTCCTCGCCGGAGTCCTTGCTGCGAGTGGTTGGCTTGACTTGATCTCGATTCGTTTTATTCTGTTTGAAGAAGTTGGGTTAGCTGTCACGAGCGATGATCGCGTTGTTTGGCGGTATGCCCAAGCCAATCAGATGATCCTGATCACCGCTAACCGAAGCATGAAAGGCAAAGATTCCCTGGAGCAAGTGATGCGGGAGGAAAATACCCCCACATCATTACCCGTCGTGACAATCGGTAATATTGAGCGACTACTTGCCGAGCCAGATTATCGCGATCGTTGCGTTAACCGTTTGGTTGATATTGTAGTTAGGCGTTGCATAATAGAGATATGAATGGAGGAAATCAAAATGCAATGCCCTGAATGTAAATCTACCCATATCCGTAAAAATGGCATCAATAAACAAGGTAAACAAAATCATATTTGTGTAACCTGTGGCCGTCAATTTATTAATAACTATGAAAAACAGAAAGGCTATGACGAAAAAACGAAGCGAGAATGCCTAACTGCCTATGTTAATGGGATGGGATTTAGAGGAATAGAAAGGCTAAAGGGAGTTCATCATACGACCGTAATTAATTGGGTAAAATCTGTGGGAGAATTATTGCCAGTCGCCTATGACCCAGAAACAATTCCTGAAGTAGGGGAACTGGATGAATTGGAAACCTTTGTTGGCTCAAAAAAAACAAAATCTGGGTGTGGACAGCCGTTGACCACTTTAAAAAAGGAATTTTAGGTTGGGTAATCGGAGACCATAGTAGCGAAACGTTTCGCCCATTATGGGAATTAGTTAAGTCTTGGGGATGCTATTTTTATGTGAGTGATGGATGGTCAGTTTATCCATGTTTTATAGCAGAGGGCGACCATATAATTAGTAAGACTTATATGACCAGAGTAGAGGGTGAGAACACACGTTTAAGACATTATCTAGCCCGATTGCATCGCAAAACACTCTGCTATTCTAAGTCTACAGAAATGTTAGGATACTCTATTCGTTTATTAATTCATTATCTGAAGTTTCAAGAAGTGCCTATTCCTTACTGATTCATAGCTTAATTCAGCAACGCCTTGTAGTTAATATTGAAGATTATCAAGGCGCAAGGCGAATATTCATTCCGTGACGCGTCGAATGCTAGAGCCATTGAAGTCTATCTGTAGGGACACGGCATAACGGGGTCTTTATACTGAATCGGTTTTTAATAGTATGATTAACTGCCAATCCAACTTGAAAAACCCGATCCCTTCTCCCCACTCTCCTATACCTTTTAAACAGGATTTAGTATGACTATAGCGGTTCTCACATCTGTGTGGCACACTTAAACCTTTGCTGATTAAGCTTTTCAATATCGATAATGT
This portion of the Microcystis aeruginosa NIES-2549 genome encodes:
- a CDS encoding DUF29 domain-containing protein produces the protein MDNKTLYEQDFYLWIRTTINQLQARQFERVDLENLLEELASMGRSEKRKIENLLIQLLVHLLKLTYWTGEKSRNEGHWKGEIINFRRQIIEEIKDSPSLKPYILEIFEECYQFARKEAQVRTQLPLDTFPPIPIGSLEQILDEDWFPTNNHE
- a CDS encoding DUF433 domain-containing protein, producing the protein MAPASNGKTAIIRTERGLTIAGTRITLYDVMDYITEHYPPKFIRAMLALNDEQLNAALSYIETYRAEVEAEYQLVLKEAEELRQYYEEQNRERVARIAAKPPKPGTEAIRAKLQAEKAKLASRAGIF
- a CDS encoding ricin-type beta-trefoil lectin domain protein, whose amino-acid sequence is MGAKECRKPSRCVEAIERVENIVNTNGSSESVRQLESWIGSASQNENCAISLSRHLTVNVNIVGLTRSAVAELDRLRNPTITSLTSGNALVNAGGKCLDIHAPDMRNNGSRVQVWDCNGQPQQQWSFSGNALVNAGGKCLDIHAPDMRNNGGRVQVWDCNGQPQQQWRF
- a CDS encoding DUF433 domain-containing protein, producing MKLDRITSHPNRMNGQPCIRNLRLTVRRVIELLATYPDRAELHQEFPELEDEDIRQALIFASSYLDDRIIELPNRYEAVT
- a CDS encoding PIN domain-containing protein: MTKVYLDTSAYNRPFDDQTQPKIFLESQAVVIILQMVETRMVDLVSSSVLEYENSRNPYPLKQEAMNRYLQMAEARQMVDEAIRQRAEELGHNGLKAVDALHVACAEALRSDYFITCDKRLINRCARLMLKVVNPVDFVLEVNGDDQS
- a CDS encoding IS1 family transposase (programmed frameshift) produces the protein MQCPECKSTHIRKNGINKQGKQNHICVTCGRQFINNYEKQKGYDEKTKRECLTAYVNGMGFRGIERLKGVHHTTVINWVKSVGELLPVAYDPETIPEVGELDELETFVGSKKTKFWVWTAVDHFKKGILGWVIGDHSSETFRPLWELVKSWGCYFYVSDGWSVYPCFIAEGDHIISKTYMTRVEGENTRLRHYLARLHRKTLCYSKSTEMLGYSIRLLIHYLKFQEVPIPY
- a CDS encoding DUF29 domain-containing protein: MDNKTLYEQDFYLWIRTTINQLQARQFERVDLENLLEELASMGRSEKRTIKSLLTRLLEHLLKLKYWAAERERNEGHCKGEIRTFRLDILDELKDSPSLKPYLLEIFDECYLSARKNASDRSQLPLDTFPAIPLGSLEQILDEDWFPAGDNLEI